The genome window taaattagttcaaccactatggaaggcagtgtggcaattcctcaaagaaattaaagcagaactaccatttgacccaataatctcattactgggtatatacccaaagcaacAGAAATCATGCCACCATagagacacatgcatacatatgttcactgcagcactcttcacaatagcagagatatggaatcaacctaaatgcccatcaatggtagaccggataaagaaaatgtgatacatatataccgtggaatactacacagccataatgaagaatgagatcatatcctttgcaacaacatggttggagctggaggccattagctTAAGCAAaataacataggaacagaaaaccaaatacttcatgatctcactcataagtgggagctaaacaagaACATATGAACCCAAagaggagaacaacagacactagggtctgcatgagggtggagggtgggaagagggagaggacaagaaaaaatatctatcaggtactatgcttattacctgggtgaggAAATGATCTGCACACCAAACTCCATGACACCCGGTTTACccatctaacaaacctgcacatgtacccctgaacctaaaatgaaagttttaaaaatgcatttattaattttaagaatatacAATAGTATGGCTTacagattttaaatattaaagagttTAAAGTTAAAGCATTGCTTTTTTAGAggacagaaatataaaatactgcTATATTTTCTCAAACATAATTAAATTATCCTATTAGTAATTATTACTAATTACCACCACCATACCACTTTgtttaaatatcatttatgtaAAAAAGTCAATAATATAggataatttcaattttttatttatagcaaatgtgtataattatataattatatatttttcatatattgtgagtttattatttatgcatttatttgcttatttcttgTTATCTATCAGATTGAGTGTTGAATTGGTGTAATTTTCCTCTGAAGACTTCTCTTCTGGGTGCGTGGTATAACTCCTTAAAAAGGGCAAATTGTGTGTCTGGCCTTGCTAAATCATCTCTTTAGAATCAAAGCATTCACCAAACCACACAAGGATCAAGTTGTGTTTGTAGGTTCTCAAAAGATATTCTTATTTCTCTGTGCCCAGATCCAAGGTGAAGACAGGCACACTGCCATCATgcctcttttcttcattcttccctGGCAAAGTTTTCAACCCTGACTGCAGAGAAATTTCAACATTTCAATGCCAGGATTCTCCACCAAGGGAATTAAATCTAAACCTGTGATGAGTtctgtttgtttcaatttttgaaGTGTTCCTCAAtgtattctaatatttttatcaaGTTGCAAACTATTGGACATTACAAAGTCAAGCTGTTCCATAAGAGTTTAAAACAGCAATATGTAGAATTGCTTGCTGGTGATGAATTTTGGATAGTGCAACCTTTGTATAATTCagattttgttttataactttttatagTAGTCATGGGTGGTAGTATGTAAGTATTTGTAAAAGGGGGTGGTATGTTTTACTGTTGTGCTTTTCCCAATGAAGGAGAGAACAGCTTTCTAAAGCttaattttactaaatatattttttaaaaacctgagcCAGAAAGAAGCTAAATTCCATTTCAAACTTTGTCTTATCAAGATTTTTGTATGCTTGGATTTAGACCACGTAAATTCATATTCTCTCTTTATGCTCACGGTATAAGTGCTGATTTGGCAGAGCGCTCATTAATTTGCAAAGTATGTTATTTATACAATAGCATTTTATCCTCATACTAAGCACCTTCTCAGCAGGACaatcttttgattttacaagaaACTAAGATTCAGTGCAGTGTTGTGATATGAGTGGCATGGTCATGGTTTGTATTTACAATTCAAATGTGCAAATGTGGCTTTGTTCATTGAAAACTAGTTTCACCTTACCCTGTATAGATTGGTGGTGGTGTTTAAAATGTTCCTTATCAGATTAACTCAGCTTCTCTTGATAAATGCACATTCTGTCAATGTGCTCTTTCATTGTCTGCCTGAACAAGTTCATGTCTAAATGTAGATGGTGGCATGCGACAGGGTAAAAGTAAACTCATGGGCACTCCCCAGATGGGTGAGTAGGGGTTTCTGAGTCTAACAGCTCTCAGTCTGCTCACATCTCATATTGGGCATCCTGAAACAATTTAATTTATCTGTACCTTCTTGAGTCACACTTACAGTACCTGCAGTTTCTCTTGGTGTCTTCAGGCTCCCTCCCCTCTGCTCCGCTCCTTGCCAGGGCCAGAAGGGCATCCGTGCTCCATCTTTGCTTAGGGACCCATCGCTTCCCTTTATCGTTTTTGGGGTATTATTTGAAAACTACTCTTCAATCTTTGATATTTTGACATGACATGTAAAGAAAACCATTTAGGATCCAgaaaatcatttgaggtcaacCAACTCGGGCTTTAGATTTCTCCTTAGAGATACGGGCAGCTGAgtttagacatttttattttttgtaattttttggtaGTATGCATGTCTGAGTCAAAGCACACCATGGATCCTTTGGTGGGAGCCCATGTTGGCTtctgatttaaaatgaaaatttttaaagatttaattgtaaaatctttaaaatatcataGCATTCTTTTTCGAAAGATAATTAACTAGCAAATGGCAAAAACCTTAAATATATCTACCCTGCATCTAAAACTTCTGACATTTTCCCTTATATCacacattttgtttccttttatatattaCATCAGTGTATGAAAAGCATCACAGATCATCACAAATCATTTCTTTCTACACTACGTACACACACAAACGGAAAAGGGGTGTTGAAAGCATACCGCTCAGAGGGATAAGAAATTTCCCTTTATGGTCGGAGCCGAGTCCAGCCAAGAAACGCGAGATCCAGGCCCCGCAGCAGCAGGCGGACGAGGCGGGAGACAGCACAGGGCCTGCAGCCGGGGCTGGACGGCGAGCGCGAGCCACGCGAGCAAGCTGAAGGTGATGTGGCCGCCCTCAACCGACGCATCCAGCTCATTGAGGAGGAGTTGGACAGGGCTCAGGAACGACTGGCCACGGCCCtgcagaagctggaggaggcgGAAAAGGCTGCAGATGAGAGTGAGAGGAATGAAGGTGATAGAAACCGGGCCATGAAGGATGAGGAGAAGATGGAAATTCAGGAGATGCAGCTCAAAGAGGCCAAGCACACTGCAGAAGAGGCTGACCGCAGACACGAGGTGGTAGCTCGTAAGCTGGTCATCCTGGAGGGTGAGCTGGAGAGGGCAGAGGAGCGTGCGGAGGTGTCTGAACTAAAATGTGGCGAACTGGAAGAAGCACTCAAGAATGTTACTAACAATCCGAAATCTCTGGAGGCTGCTTCTGAAGAGTATTCTGAAAAGGAGGACaaatatgaagaagaaattaaacttCTGTCTGACAAACTGAAAGAGGCTGAGACCCGTGCTGAGTCTGCAGAGAGAACGGTTGCAAAACTGGAAAAGACAATTGATGACCTGAAAGAGAAACTTGCCCAGGCCAAAGAAGAGAACGTGGGCTTACATCAGACACTGGATCAGACACTAAACGAACTTAACTGTATATAAGCAAAACAGAGGAGTCTTGTTCCAACAGAAACTGCGGAGCTCCGTgggtctttcttttctcttgtgtgAAGTTCCTTTTGTTATTGCCATCTTCGCTTTGCTGGAAATGTCAAGCAAATTATGAATACATGACCAAATATTTTGTATCGGAGAAGCTTTGAGCACCAGTTAAATCtcattccttcccttttttttccaaatggcaCCAGCTTTTTCAGCTCTTATTTCTTCCTTGAGTTGCATTTATTCCTAAGGTAGGCAGGGTATTTCCTCATAAGCATATTTTCTTAAGACAGAAGCCACTTGGTTCCTGGGAGAATAGGCAGCCCCACACTTTGAAGAACACAGACCCCAATATCTAGTCGTGGATATAATTAAAATGCTAAAGACCATAACCTTTTGGGTCAACTGTTGGTCAAACTATAGGGACCATCACATGGGTAGGGATTTTCTATCTGAAGCCAATAAAAGGGCTGGTGGGGGCCAGGGTGGCTACTGTGGGAAGTCATAACCCACAGATAGATTAACCTAAGAATCCTGGCCCTTCTCCACACTCCACCATGCAGAACAAACATCCTTTCAAGCAGTCAATGTAGAATGCTTCGGTAATAGTCATAATTACCCACATATAGTAATTAATAGACGGTAATTAATAGATCCATGATGTGATGTTCTTTTGCGTATTTCCTTCATTCTAAAGTTgttctctggccgggcgcggtggctttcgcctgtaattccaacactttgggaggccagatcacttgaggtcaggagttcgagaccagcacagccaacatggcgaaaccctgtctctactaaaaatacaaaaattatggtgacgcctgcctgtagtctcatctactcgggaggctgaggcaggaggatcacttgaactcaggaagtgg of Macaca fascicularis isolate 582-1 chromosome 8, T2T-MFA8v1.1 contains these proteins:
- the LOC102140314 gene encoding LOW QUALITY PROTEIN: uncharacterized protein (The sequence of the model RefSeq protein was modified relative to this genomic sequence to represent the inferred CDS: inserted 2 bases in 1 codon): MVGLREEEEVMLENSLELGNPEGAPITYCTVTSPLFSSVLSQSVVVFLTRSTSCQVWPPDPGRAMDERSTQTQGEYGLGESEALGTTELGVSELPADFPHWTSPGCHREDWSKHGESRPKVLIGGGEAPHIRRSGGEMGADFSLEFCDTQAICFSLPYCNFTRLACLKPLSANVYEKHHRSSQIISFYTTYTHKRKRGVESIPLRGIRNFPLWSEPSPAKKREIQAPQQQADEAXETAQGLQPGLDGEREPREQAEGDVAALNRRIQLIEEELDRAQERLATALQKLEEAEKAADESERNEGDRNRAMKDEEKMEIQEMQLKEAKHTAEEADRRHEVVARKLVILEGELERAEERAEVSELKCGELEEALKNVTNNPKSLEAASEEYSEKEDKYEEEIKLLSDKLKEAETRAESAERTVAKLEKTIDDLKEKLAQAKEENVGLHQTLDQTLNELNCI